The following coding sequences are from one Daphnia pulex isolate KAP4 chromosome 11, ASM2113471v1 window:
- the LOC124207961 gene encoding uncharacterized protein LOC124207961 isoform X1 → MYEHEYRHIIGNNFIFKTHIADNHFILSNRCTNTNVVNFVLGSMELAQVAVTGLLRCPDISLEEELWGIVTHTRVVCKGKEKAKEIRVNISDIQELKCTMCHQLHSSSRYQFQSWVNILFFLGRPLVYR, encoded by the exons ATGTATGAACATGAGTACAGACACATaataggaaacaattttatttttaaaacccaTATAGCCgataatcattttattctttccaacaGATGTACAAACACGAATGTTGTGAATTTCGTTTTGGGGTCAATGGAGTTGGCGCAGGTTGCCGTTACTGGCCTTTTGCGATGTCCTGATATCAGTTTGGAAGAAGAGCTCTGGGGAATCGTCACTCATACTCGAG tcgtATGTAAGGGcaaagaaaaggcgaaagaaatcagAGTGAATATCTCCGATATACAAGAGCTAAAGTGCACCAtgtgtcaccaactgcattcttcgtcgcgCTACCAGTTTCAATCATGGGtgaatattctgtttttt ctgggtcgaccactggtgtaccgatga
- the LOC124207961 gene encoding uncharacterized protein LOC124207961 isoform X2, with the protein MYEHEYRHIIGNNFIFKTHIADNHFILSNRCTNTNVVNFVLGSMELAQVAVTGLLRCPDISLEEELWGIVTHTRVVCKGKEKAKEIRVNISDIQELKCTMCHQLHSSSRYQFQSWVNILFF; encoded by the exons ATGTATGAACATGAGTACAGACACATaataggaaacaattttatttttaaaacccaTATAGCCgataatcattttattctttccaacaGATGTACAAACACGAATGTTGTGAATTTCGTTTTGGGGTCAATGGAGTTGGCGCAGGTTGCCGTTACTGGCCTTTTGCGATGTCCTGATATCAGTTTGGAAGAAGAGCTCTGGGGAATCGTCACTCATACTCGAG tcgtATGTAAGGGcaaagaaaaggcgaaagaaatcagAGTGAATATCTCCGATATACAAGAGCTAAAGTGCACCAtgtgtcaccaactgcattcttcgtcgcgCTACCAGTTTCAATCATGGGtgaatattctgtttttt taa
- the LOC124207961 gene encoding uncharacterized protein LOC124207961 isoform X3, producing the protein MYQDKLAQVAVTGLLRCPDISLEEELWGIVTHTRVVCKGKEKAKEIRVNISDIQELKCTMCHQLHSSSRYQFQSWVNILFFLGRPLVYR; encoded by the exons ATGTATCAAGATAAG TTGGCGCAGGTTGCCGTTACTGGCCTTTTGCGATGTCCTGATATCAGTTTGGAAGAAGAGCTCTGGGGAATCGTCACTCATACTCGAG tcgtATGTAAGGGcaaagaaaaggcgaaagaaatcagAGTGAATATCTCCGATATACAAGAGCTAAAGTGCACCAtgtgtcaccaactgcattcttcgtcgcgCTACCAGTTTCAATCATGGGtgaatattctgtttttt ctgggtcgaccactggtgtaccgatga